One part of the Oceanihabitans sp. IOP_32 genome encodes these proteins:
- a CDS encoding CPBP family intramembrane glutamic endopeptidase — protein MYITQTFNILHDWWRYLAGTIFIFFAWQFVGMIPLGVVIIIKSFGTNQMPTDIPQMAALMGNNLFLFLLLLSFAVGLIGLLLTTKKLHNQSFTHLTTSRKQIDWKRFWFVFFLWGGITSSLVLIDYFFFNPEDYVFNFKLQSFLILCVIAILFVPLQTSFEEYLFRGYLMQGFGVIFKNRLAALVITSIGFGMMHIANPEVQKLGYVIMVYYIGTGLFLGIITLMDEGLELALGFHAANNLFAALLVTADWTAFQTDSILKDIGDPQEMALSEIFVPVFVIFPILLFVLSRKYHWTNWKDKLMGAVVAPVNNDINKD, from the coding sequence ATGTATATCACGCAAACATTTAATATATTACACGACTGGTGGCGCTATTTAGCAGGGACTATTTTTATATTTTTTGCCTGGCAGTTTGTTGGGATGATACCTTTGGGTGTTGTCATAATAATTAAATCTTTTGGTACTAACCAAATGCCAACAGATATACCGCAAATGGCTGCTCTTATGGGTAATAATTTATTTTTGTTTTTACTACTATTGTCTTTTGCTGTGGGCTTAATAGGTTTGCTTTTAACCACCAAAAAATTGCATAATCAATCGTTTACACACTTAACCACATCTCGAAAACAAATAGATTGGAAACGCTTTTGGTTTGTTTTCTTTCTTTGGGGTGGTATTACCAGTAGTCTTGTGTTGATCGATTATTTTTTCTTTAATCCAGAAGACTATGTCTTTAATTTTAAATTACAGTCCTTTTTAATCTTATGTGTTATTGCTATTTTATTCGTTCCACTTCAAACCAGTTTTGAAGAATATTTGTTTCGTGGGTATTTGATGCAGGGTTTTGGGGTGATTTTTAAAAACAGATTAGCAGCATTAGTAATTACATCTATAGGTTTTGGCATGATGCATATTGCAAATCCAGAAGTTCAAAAATTGGGTTATGTTATTATGGTGTATTATATTGGCACGGGTTTGTTTTTGGGGATTATAACACTAATGGACGAAGGTTTAGAATTGGCTTTAGGTTTTCATGCCGCCAATAATTTGTTTGCTGCCTTATTGGTTACTGCCGATTGGACAGCATTTCAAACAGATTCCATTTTAAAAGATATTGGTGATCCGCAGGAAATGGCCTTATCGGAGATTTTTGTTCCTGTTTTTGTTATTTTTCCGATACTGCTTTTTGTTTTGTCAAGAAAATACCATTGGACCAATTGGAAGGACAAGTTAATGGGGGCTGTTGTTGCACCAGTAAACAACGATATTAATAAAGATTGA
- a CDS encoding AMP-binding protein, whose protein sequence is MINSYNKTHSEFRLNGTHYAQEDLAELAYTFIKEGRKFEQDIGEFLLDWIDDTDFIIVHTSGSTGQPKAIKIKKQAMVNSAIATGNFFNLKPGSTALHGLPTQFIAGKMMMVRALVLGLKLDCIAPKSVLHFNHKKNYAFCAMVPLQLENSLNHINNIQHLIIGGAPVSERLKSDVQNLKTNIYETYGMTETVTHIAVKKLNSTPFSGQKRGEPYFKTLPNISISQDERDCLVIDAVQLSETKIITNDVVKLHAKDAFEWLGRYDNIINSGGVKLAPEQIEAKIQGKIQGRFFIASETHSTLGEQLILVLENKSNDIDSAVFSELEKFEKPKKIYNVITFIETKSGKINRKETLKTINP, encoded by the coding sequence ATGATAAATAGTTATAATAAAACACACTCGGAGTTTAGGCTTAATGGGACGCATTATGCTCAAGAGGACCTGGCAGAACTGGCCTATACCTTTATTAAAGAAGGTCGTAAATTCGAGCAAGATATTGGTGAATTTCTTTTAGATTGGATAGATGATACTGATTTTATTATTGTGCACACTTCGGGATCAACAGGACAACCAAAAGCTATAAAGATTAAAAAACAAGCCATGGTTAATTCTGCCATAGCAACTGGAAATTTTTTCAATTTAAAGCCAGGGAGCACGGCCTTACATGGTCTGCCAACACAATTTATTGCGGGTAAAATGATGATGGTTAGAGCGCTAGTTTTAGGGTTAAAACTAGATTGTATTGCGCCAAAATCTGTTCTCCATTTTAATCATAAAAAAAACTATGCTTTTTGTGCTATGGTACCACTACAGCTTGAAAATAGTTTAAATCACATTAATAATATACAACACTTAATTATTGGTGGTGCGCCAGTCTCAGAGCGCTTAAAATCTGACGTTCAAAACTTAAAGACGAACATTTACGAAACTTATGGAATGACCGAAACAGTAACTCATATCGCGGTTAAAAAATTAAACAGTACTCCCTTTTCAGGCCAGAAAAGAGGAGAGCCTTATTTTAAAACACTGCCTAATATTTCGATTTCACAGGACGAGCGCGATTGTTTGGTTATTGATGCCGTGCAACTATCGGAGACTAAAATAATAACCAACGATGTGGTGAAACTACACGCTAAAGATGCATTTGAGTGGTTGGGACGTTACGATAATATTATAAATTCTGGAGGTGTAAAATTAGCACCAGAACAAATAGAGGCTAAAATCCAAGGCAAAATTCAAGGACGTTTTTTTATCGCTTCAGAAACACACAGCACTTTGGGAGAACAGCTTATTTTAGTGCTTGAAAACAAATCAAATGACATAGATTCGGCGGTGTTTTCAGAATTGGAAAAATTTGAAAAACCTAAAAAAATTTATAATGTCATTACCTTTATTGAAACGAAATCAGGCAAAATTAATCGCAAAGAAACGCTAAAAACTATAAATCCTTAA
- the dnaJ gene encoding molecular chaperone DnaJ, producing the protein MAKRDYYEILKISRSASAAEIKKAYRKKAIKYHPDKNPNDKEAEAKFKEAAEAYEILSNPDKKARYDQFGHQAFENGGGGGFGGGMNMDDIFSQFGDIFGGGFGGGFGGFGGGGQRRVKGSNLRIRVKLTLEEIANGVEKKIKVKRKVQASGTTYKTCSTCHGNGQVTRITNTILGRMQTAAQCNVCSGTGQIIDKKPADADAQGLKITEETVSIKIPAGVVDGMQLKVSGKGNDAPGNGVSGDLLVAIEEEDHDTLQREGDNLHYDLYVSYPDAVLGTSKEIDTVTGKVRIKVEAGVQSGKILRLRGKGIPSINGYGKGDLLVHVNVWTPKTLSKQQREFFESMREDEHFSPKPESSDKSFFEKVKDMFS; encoded by the coding sequence ATGGCTAAAAGAGACTATTACGAAATATTAAAAATTAGCAGAAGTGCTAGTGCAGCCGAAATTAAAAAGGCATACCGTAAAAAAGCTATTAAATATCATCCAGATAAAAATCCGAATGATAAAGAAGCCGAAGCAAAATTTAAAGAAGCAGCCGAGGCATATGAGATTTTAAGTAATCCTGACAAAAAAGCCAGATACGACCAATTTGGTCATCAAGCCTTCGAGAATGGCGGCGGCGGTGGCTTTGGAGGTGGCATGAATATGGACGACATATTTAGTCAATTTGGAGACATTTTTGGCGGTGGCTTTGGTGGTGGCTTTGGCGGCTTTGGCGGTGGCGGTCAACGACGAGTAAAAGGTAGTAATCTGCGTATTCGCGTTAAACTTACGCTCGAAGAAATCGCTAACGGTGTTGAGAAGAAAATAAAGGTAAAACGTAAGGTTCAGGCTTCTGGTACTACCTACAAAACTTGTTCTACATGTCATGGAAATGGTCAAGTTACACGTATTACAAATACCATATTAGGGCGTATGCAAACGGCGGCCCAATGTAATGTTTGTAGTGGTACAGGACAAATTATAGATAAGAAACCTGCAGATGCCGATGCCCAAGGCTTGAAAATTACCGAAGAAACGGTATCTATCAAAATTCCTGCTGGTGTTGTAGATGGCATGCAACTTAAAGTGTCTGGAAAAGGTAATGATGCCCCAGGAAATGGCGTTTCTGGAGATTTGTTGGTTGCCATAGAAGAAGAAGATCACGATACCTTGCAGCGTGAAGGCGATAATTTACACTACGATTTGTATGTAAGTTACCCAGATGCGGTTTTAGGCACATCAAAAGAAATAGATACGGTTACTGGTAAAGTACGCATTAAAGTAGAGGCTGGTGTGCAGTCGGGTAAAATTTTACGCTTACGCGGAAAAGGAATCCCTAGCATTAATGGTTACGGTAAAGGAGATTTACTAGTACATGTAAATGTTTGGACACCAAAAACACTTAGTAAGCAACAACGAGAATTTTTTGAAAGCATGAGAGAAGACGAGCATTTTTCTCCAAAACCAGAAAGTTCTGATAAATCATTTTTTGAAAAAGTAAAAGATATGTTTTCTTAA
- a CDS encoding YceI family protein: protein MKKSMITLFTVTALMVSLNSCKDKAKEANTSEAEAVAVTEAESQKYIADVAASTIEWKGFKPTGSHNGTILIENGVLNLKDGKLNSGTFLIKMNSIKVLDIPEEDEGNAKLVGHLKNADFFDVENHPTAAFEITGVTETEGKMMLSGNLTLKETKNNVTFPVTITNTDDTVTLTSETFTIDRSKWNVKYGSKSFFDNLGDKFINDDIEIKINVTANKKA, encoded by the coding sequence ATGAAAAAAAGTATGATTACATTATTTACAGTTACTGCATTAATGGTTAGTTTAAATAGCTGTAAAGACAAGGCAAAAGAAGCTAATACTAGCGAGGCTGAAGCTGTTGCTGTAACAGAAGCTGAATCGCAAAAATACATAGCTGATGTTGCTGCATCTACTATTGAGTGGAAAGGTTTTAAACCAACAGGATCGCACAACGGTACTATACTGATAGAAAACGGTGTGCTTAATTTAAAAGATGGAAAGTTAAATAGTGGTACATTTTTAATTAAAATGAATTCTATTAAGGTTTTAGATATCCCAGAAGAAGATGAAGGGAATGCCAAACTTGTTGGACATTTAAAAAATGCCGATTTCTTTGATGTTGAGAATCACCCTACTGCCGCTTTTGAAATTACTGGAGTAACTGAAACTGAAGGTAAAATGATGTTGTCTGGAAATTTAACTCTAAAAGAAACTAAAAACAATGTTACGTTCCCTGTAACCATTACAAACACAGACGATACCGTAACCTTAACCAGTGAAACATTTACTATAGACCGTTCTAAGTGGAATGTAAAATACGGTTCTAAATCGTTTTTTGATAATTTAGGTGATAAATTTATTAACGACGATATTGAAATTAAAATTAACGTTACAGCTAATAAGAAAGCTTAA
- the sppA gene encoding signal peptide peptidase SppA: MNFIKRVLSTVTGIFVFLFICFGLIVVIGLIAGSSTDQKVMVRDNSILDLKLDFPIKDYAGNTVFKQYSFMNENRKDGLFNIIDAIKYAATDEKIKGISIDNNLIQAGFSQTKAIRDALLEFKKSDKFIVAYADVYSQKDYYLSSVADTIYMNPAGMMEFNGLSTELLYYKDFQDQTGLKMEVIRLGKYKSAVEPFLENEMSENNREQIEGYLNGIWSVVKNDIAESRNLTTDRLDAIADDMLSRTPSLAKSTKMIDKIAYYDEYEKAIKQAINVEDSKKINTISIKDYALHTANKLKTNTSTNRIAVIYAEGEIIYGEGDAQYVGQGAVNRSLKEAREDDRVKAVVIRVNSPGGSALASELIWREIELTKTVKPVIVSMGDLAASGGYYIACNADKIIAEPTTITGSIGVFGMLPNVKGLADKWGINAEQVSTNKNSIIYSVFEPMSDAQEMFIKGSINDIYELFTHRVAEGRGMTQDNVKAIAEGRVWTGVDALNNGLVDALGGMDLALKYAAEAADIEDYKIKELPVFEKDLEKILQSFGLTKAREDILKEELGETNYKIMQKIKSMSKKEGIQLLFPFSTEIK, encoded by the coding sequence ATGAACTTTATTAAACGTGTACTTTCCACCGTTACTGGAATTTTTGTTTTCCTATTTATTTGTTTCGGACTCATTGTTGTAATCGGCCTAATAGCTGGTTCTTCCACCGATCAAAAAGTTATGGTTAGAGATAACTCTATACTCGACCTAAAATTAGACTTTCCCATAAAAGATTATGCAGGAAATACAGTTTTTAAGCAATATAGCTTTATGAACGAAAATAGAAAAGACGGGCTATTTAATATTATCGATGCTATAAAATATGCGGCTACCGACGAGAAGATAAAAGGTATTTCTATAGACAATAACTTAATTCAAGCTGGGTTTTCTCAAACCAAAGCGATTAGAGATGCTCTTTTAGAGTTTAAAAAATCTGATAAATTTATAGTCGCTTATGCCGATGTGTATTCTCAAAAAGACTACTATCTAAGCTCTGTTGCCGACACTATTTATATGAATCCTGCTGGTATGATGGAGTTTAATGGTTTGTCTACCGAGTTGTTGTACTACAAAGATTTCCAAGATCAAACAGGTCTTAAAATGGAAGTGATTCGTTTGGGTAAATATAAAAGTGCTGTAGAACCTTTTCTAGAAAATGAAATGAGTGAGAACAACCGCGAACAAATTGAAGGCTATTTAAACGGCATTTGGAGCGTAGTAAAAAACGACATTGCAGAAAGTAGAAATTTAACCACCGATAGGTTAGACGCTATTGCCGACGATATGCTTTCTAGAACGCCAAGCTTGGCAAAATCTACGAAAATGATCGATAAGATTGCTTATTATGATGAATATGAAAAAGCCATAAAACAGGCTATAAATGTTGAGGATTCAAAAAAAATAAACACCATATCGATTAAAGATTACGCGCTGCATACAGCCAATAAACTAAAAACAAATACCAGTACAAATAGAATTGCTGTTATTTATGCTGAAGGCGAAATTATTTACGGTGAAGGTGACGCTCAATATGTAGGGCAAGGTGCCGTAAATCGCTCGCTAAAAGAGGCTAGAGAAGACGATCGGGTAAAAGCAGTTGTTATTCGTGTTAACTCTCCTGGTGGAAGCGCATTGGCAAGCGAATTAATTTGGCGTGAAATAGAACTTACCAAGACAGTTAAACCTGTAATTGTGTCTATGGGAGACCTTGCAGCTTCTGGAGGATATTATATTGCTTGTAATGCCGATAAAATTATAGCAGAACCAACCACTATTACAGGTAGTATTGGCGTTTTTGGCATGTTGCCCAATGTAAAAGGGCTAGCTGATAAATGGGGGATTAATGCCGAGCAAGTATCAACCAATAAGAATTCGATTATTTACAGTGTTTTTGAACCAATGAGTGATGCTCAAGAAATGTTCATCAAAGGAAGTATTAACGATATTTACGAGCTTTTCACACACCGCGTTGCAGAAGGTCGAGGAATGACTCAAGACAATGTTAAGGCCATTGCAGAGGGTCGTGTTTGGACAGGTGTCGATGCTTTAAATAATGGGTTAGTAGATGCCCTTGGCGGAATGGATCTCGCCTTAAAATATGCTGCCGAAGCGGCAGATATAGAAGATTATAAAATAAAAGAATTACCTGTTTTCGAGAAAGACCTTGAGAAAATATTACAAAGTTTTGGTTTGACTAAAGCTAGAGAAGACATACTAAAAGAAGAGTTAGGCGAGACTAATTATAAGATCATGCAAAAAATAAAATCGATGTCGAAAAAAGAAGGGATACAACTGCTATTTCCGTTTAGCACAGAGATTAAATAA
- a CDS encoding nucleotide exchange factor GrpE has product MSKKDKENINKEQDENLQTETETVEIEEQTVEEKLQDELKQEKDKFLRLFAEFENYKRRTAKERIDLFSTASEEVMLSLLPIIDDFERALSHIEEHKEAESLKEGVLLIYQKFIKTLEQKGLKLIEIAKGDEFNADVHEAITQIAAPSDDLKGKIIDVVEKGYKLGEKIIRFPKVVIGQ; this is encoded by the coding sequence ATGTCTAAGAAAGATAAAGAAAATATAAATAAGGAACAGGACGAGAATTTACAAACGGAAACCGAAACGGTTGAGATTGAAGAGCAAACGGTTGAAGAAAAACTCCAAGACGAATTAAAACAGGAAAAAGATAAGTTTTTACGTCTATTTGCAGAGTTTGAGAATTATAAGCGACGCACGGCGAAAGAGCGTATCGATTTATTCTCTACCGCGAGCGAAGAAGTGATGTTAAGTTTACTTCCTATTATAGATGATTTTGAGCGCGCTTTATCGCATATAGAAGAACACAAAGAAGCCGAAAGCTTAAAAGAAGGCGTTCTTTTAATTTATCAAAAATTCATTAAAACACTAGAGCAAAAAGGTTTAAAATTAATCGAGATTGCCAAAGGTGATGAGTTTAATGCCGATGTCCATGAAGCTATCACTCAAATAGCTGCACCATCAGACGACCTTAAAGGAAAAATTATCGACGTGGTAGAGAAGGGTTATAAATTAGGTGAAAAAATAATACGTTTTCCTAAAGTAGTAATCGGACAATAA
- a CDS encoding transposase — MKIQRISELQHEFSFLSATENFDAFYTRFLKSDLGKIYLAIPWKSLVEAFQIKEKAFGSKMIFSPKGRIALMFLKHYTCSSDRKLIEQLNSNIDYQFFCDIHLGFSRITNFKIVSQIRCELAEKLKIDALEKSLYKHWRPHIENKNQITVDATCYESELRYPTPQKLLWEAVDWLYRQLKKICKVLGLKMMRTKYIKWKKRYFGFSKMRRKTNKKRKPLTRALLHLLNKLIGFEKELRTSYKLECRVAYFRRVATIKKVYAQQQQYFETGVSPKNRIVSIAKSYLRPIVRGKEVKSVEFGAKVNKLQIDGISFIEHLNFNAFNEGTRLKKTIYKAQSLTKIKTKIVGADAIYATNMNRKFVTKNNIKTDFKRKGKLPKNYQQEKKLKALIAKERATRLEGSFGNEKEHYHLKKIKAKTKATEKLWIFFGIHTANALEIGRRIQNNLNQMAA; from the coding sequence ATGAAAATACAAAGAATTAGTGAATTACAGCACGAATTTTCATTTTTATCTGCTACTGAAAATTTTGATGCGTTTTATACCCGTTTTTTAAAGAGTGACCTAGGGAAGATTTACTTAGCTATTCCCTGGAAATCTTTAGTCGAAGCTTTTCAGATTAAAGAAAAAGCATTTGGTTCAAAAATGATCTTTAGCCCCAAGGGAAGAATCGCACTGATGTTTTTAAAGCATTACACATGCAGTTCTGATAGGAAGCTGATAGAACAGCTCAATAGTAATATTGATTACCAATTTTTTTGTGATATTCATTTAGGGTTTTCTAGGATTACGAATTTTAAAATAGTTAGTCAAATACGCTGTGAACTGGCAGAAAAACTCAAGATTGACGCATTAGAAAAGTCACTTTATAAACATTGGCGACCCCATATAGAAAATAAAAATCAAATCACAGTTGATGCCACCTGCTATGAGAGCGAGCTCCGTTATCCCACGCCTCAAAAGCTCCTATGGGAAGCTGTAGATTGGTTGTATAGGCAGCTAAAAAAAATCTGTAAGGTTTTAGGTTTAAAAATGATGCGCACCAAGTATATAAAATGGAAAAAGCGCTATTTTGGATTTAGTAAAATGCGCAGAAAAACCAACAAGAAAAGAAAGCCACTTACCAGGGCGTTATTACACCTATTAAATAAGCTTATAGGCTTTGAAAAAGAGCTTCGCACTTCTTATAAACTTGAATGTCGTGTAGCTTATTTTAGAAGAGTCGCTACTATCAAAAAAGTATATGCGCAGCAACAGCAATACTTTGAAACAGGCGTATCACCAAAAAACAGAATAGTAAGTATTGCGAAAAGTTACCTTAGACCAATAGTGAGAGGAAAAGAAGTAAAATCTGTTGAGTTCGGAGCCAAAGTAAACAAGCTGCAAATAGACGGTATCAGCTTTATAGAGCATTTAAATTTCAATGCTTTTAATGAAGGTACAAGATTAAAGAAAACCATTTACAAAGCACAATCGCTTACAAAAATAAAAACAAAAATAGTAGGAGCCGATGCTATTTATGCCACCAATATGAACCGCAAATTTGTTACCAAGAACAATATCAAGACGGACTTCAAGCGTAAAGGCAAGCTTCCTAAAAACTATCAGCAAGAAAAAAAACTCAAAGCATTAATTGCTAAAGAGCGAGCTACTAGGCTAGAAGGTAGTTTTGGAAATGAAAAAGAGCACTATCATCTCAAAAAAATAAAAGCCAAGACGAAAGCTACTGAAAAACTATGGATCTTCTTTGGTATACATACCGCCAATGCTCTGGAAATAGGTAGGAGAATACAAAATAATCTAAACCAGATGGCCGCATAA